From Thermococcus celericrescens, a single genomic window includes:
- a CDS encoding DNA replication complex subunit Gins51: MDIVKLRELLEAELSSPELTELDGEFYDEFDSLIKALKLSAESSRERGEDIEEKLYLAQLGIAEKLMREIIKIRLHKIVDLAVEGIPGELTAEEKKIFTVLRAFIEREELAVPEVTEEKLPEMVPESPAEPLKRTAPSEAYIIKVNLPKILDPELREYGPFRAGDLVVIPRSLGKVLIERDAAERIRIAP; the protein is encoded by the coding sequence GTGGACATCGTCAAGCTCAGGGAACTGCTCGAAGCGGAGCTTTCATCGCCGGAACTGACGGAGCTAGATGGAGAGTTCTACGATGAGTTCGACAGCCTAATTAAAGCCCTAAAGCTCAGCGCGGAGAGCTCCCGCGAGAGGGGCGAGGACATCGAGGAGAAGCTCTACCTGGCCCAGCTGGGAATAGCTGAGAAGCTCATGCGTGAGATAATCAAAATCAGGCTCCATAAAATCGTCGATCTGGCGGTCGAAGGAATCCCTGGCGAGCTGACGGCCGAGGAGAAGAAGATATTCACAGTTCTGAGGGCCTTCATTGAGCGTGAGGAACTTGCCGTTCCCGAGGTCACGGAAGAGAAACTTCCTGAGATGGTCCCGGAGAGCCCGGCCGAGCCCTTGAAACGAACGGCCCCGAGCGAGGCGTACATAATCAAGGTTAATCTGCCGAAGATACTCGACCCTGAGCTGAGGGAATACGGACCCTTCAGGGCGGGCGACCTCGTCGTCATCCCCAGGAGCCTCGGGAAGGTTCTCATCGAGAGGGACGCGGCCGAGAGAATAAGAATTGCCCCGTGA
- a CDS encoding DNA polymerase sliding clamp, producing MPFEIVFDGAKDFADLIATASNLIDEAAFKITEEGIGMRAMDPSRVVLIDLNLPESIFSKYEVEEEETIGINMDHFKKILKRGKNKDTLILRKGDENFLEVTFEGTAKRTFKLPLIEVEELELDLPELPFTAKVIVLGEVLKEAVKDASLVSDAMKFIASENEFIMRAEGETNEVEIKLTLEDEGLLDLEVEEETKSAYGISYLADMIKGIGKADEVIIRFGNEMPLQMEYPIRDEGKLIFLLAPRVED from the coding sequence ATGCCGTTCGAAATAGTTTTCGATGGTGCCAAGGATTTTGCCGATCTTATAGCCACCGCAAGCAACCTCATCGACGAGGCGGCTTTCAAGATAACCGAGGAAGGAATTGGAATGCGCGCGATGGACCCGAGCAGGGTCGTTCTCATCGACCTCAACCTTCCGGAGAGCATATTCTCCAAGTATGAGGTCGAGGAAGAGGAGACGATTGGAATCAACATGGACCACTTCAAGAAGATACTCAAGCGCGGCAAGAACAAGGACACTCTCATCCTCAGGAAGGGTGACGAGAACTTCCTCGAGGTCACCTTCGAGGGAACGGCAAAGAGAACCTTCAAGCTCCCGCTCATCGAGGTTGAGGAGCTCGAGCTCGACCTTCCGGAGCTCCCGTTCACCGCCAAGGTCATCGTCCTCGGTGAGGTTCTCAAGGAGGCCGTCAAGGACGCTTCCCTCGTCAGCGACGCCATGAAGTTCATAGCCAGCGAGAACGAGTTCATAATGCGCGCCGAGGGAGAGACCAACGAGGTCGAAATAAAGCTCACCCTTGAGGATGAGGGACTTCTCGACCTTGAGGTTGAGGAAGAAACCAAGAGCGCCTACGGAATCAGCTACCTCGCGGACATGATAAAGGGCATCGGCAAGGCCGACGAGGTCATAATCCGGTTCGGCAACGAGATGCCCCTCCAGATGGAGTACCCGATAAGGGACGAGGGCAAGCTGATATTCCTCCTCGCCCCGCGCGTCGAGGACTGA
- a CDS encoding transcription factor S: MKFCPKCGNLMLPDRKRKVWVCRSCGYEEPFDEQKDREKTRITQKVEHKPDEGIIVVEQDVTTLPTTKVTCPKCGNDTAYWWEMQTRAGDEPSTIFYRCTKCGHVWRAYE; the protein is encoded by the coding sequence ATGAAGTTCTGCCCAAAGTGCGGTAACCTCATGCTCCCGGACAGGAAGAGGAAGGTATGGGTATGCCGCTCATGCGGTTATGAGGAACCCTTTGACGAGCAGAAGGACCGGGAAAAGACTCGGATAACCCAGAAGGTCGAGCACAAGCCCGACGAGGGAATCATCGTCGTCGAGCAGGACGTCACGACCCTGCCGACCACCAAGGTCACCTGCCCGAAGTGCGGCAACGATACCGCCTACTGGTGGGAGATGCAGACGAGGGCCGGCGATGAGCCGAGCACCATATTCTACAGGTGCACCAAGTGCGGCCACGTGTGGAGGGCCTACGAGTGA
- a CDS encoding immunoglobulin-like domain-containing protein, with the protein MKWGPLTVVVVTIIVFAIFHLETADENRLQENTVVPPVGAVSMILDREVYHAGETVTLTIINKGNETLLVGSFYRLYRLEDDGWQEIELGLTFTMIGYMIPPGGNWTQRIPLAIIVKGKSAFGTLEPLPPGRYRIEKTVTIDSGQGWSRSDEIILSAEFEVVG; encoded by the coding sequence ATGAAGTGGGGCCCGCTGACGGTCGTCGTGGTTACCATCATCGTTTTTGCCATTTTCCACCTTGAAACGGCGGATGAAAACCGTCTCCAGGAAAACACAGTTGTCCCTCCGGTGGGGGCAGTATCCATGATTCTCGACAGGGAGGTTTACCATGCCGGGGAAACCGTCACCCTCACGATAATCAACAAGGGGAACGAGACGCTCCTCGTGGGCTCTTTTTACAGACTTTACCGCCTGGAGGACGATGGATGGCAGGAAATCGAGCTGGGTCTCACGTTCACGATGATCGGTTACATGATACCGCCCGGTGGCAACTGGACTCAGAGGATACCTCTGGCTATTATTGTGAAGGGAAAGAGTGCCTTTGGAACCCTCGAGCCCCTCCCTCCGGGAAGATACCGCATAGAGAAAACCGTCACCATAGACAGCGGCCAGGGTTGGAGCAGGAGTGACGAGATAATTCTCTCGGCGGAGTTCGAGGTGGTCGGATGA
- a CDS encoding immunoglobulin-like domain-containing protein yields MLVRKVVPVLLIVLLIPVGYYLASSGNAASDSPNGGGTSDLPLKDEPAVTTPPENPMKLDRTVYSPTDTMVITITNENNINATTSYHFKLYRLENGTWKEVPVNLMFIEIAVIIEPGKSWEQRVNLADLNLTPGHYRIEKMVSFTEPGNKMAMATRAWAEFDVKG; encoded by the coding sequence ATGCTTGTGAGGAAGGTAGTCCCCGTTCTGCTGATAGTCCTTCTGATTCCGGTTGGATACTACCTTGCCTCGTCGGGAAACGCCGCCAGTGACTCCCCTAATGGGGGAGGGACCTCCGATCTCCCCCTAAAGGACGAACCGGCAGTTACAACACCCCCCGAAAACCCCATGAAGCTCGACAGAACCGTCTACTCCCCTACCGACACGATGGTCATTACAATAACTAACGAGAACAACATCAACGCCACCACGAGCTACCACTTCAAGCTCTACAGGCTGGAGAACGGAACGTGGAAGGAGGTTCCGGTGAACCTAATGTTCATAGAGATAGCTGTCATAATAGAGCCCGGAAAAAGCTGGGAGCAGAGGGTGAACCTTGCGGACCTCAACCTCACGCCGGGTCACTACCGGATAGAGAAGATGGTCTCGTTCACTGAGCCAGGGAACAAGATGGCAATGGCGACCCGTGCGTGGGCGGAGTTTGATGTGAAAGGTTGA
- the glyA gene encoding serine hydroxymethyltransferase — translation MAEGYKAYRDRVMDFLEDHEKWRKHTINLIASENVTSPSVTRAVASGFMHKYAEGWPRARYYQGCKYVDEVELIGVELFTKLFGSDFADLRPISGTNANQAVFFGLTQPGDKAIVLHTSHGGHISHMPFGAAGMRGLEVHTWPFDNEEFNIDVDKAEKLIRELEPKIVVFGGSLFPFPHPVKELAPVAKEVGAYVMYDGAHVLGLIAGKQFQDPLREGVDIITASTHKTFPGPQGGVIIYKRFGETEEIAKLQWAIFPGVLSNHHLHHMAGKTITAAEMLEYGQKYAEQVVKNAKALAEALAEEGFKVIGEDKGYTESHQVIVDVSDLHEAAGGWAAPLLEEAGIILNKNLLPWDPLEKVEKPSGLRIGVQEMTRVGMMEDDMKEIAHFIKRVLIDKEDPKKVERDVFYFRMNFQRVYYSFDHGLPMRE, via the coding sequence ATGGCTGAAGGATACAAAGCATACCGCGACAGGGTTATGGACTTCCTTGAGGACCACGAGAAGTGGAGGAAGCACACGATAAACCTCATTGCCAGTGAAAACGTGACTTCTCCGAGCGTCACCCGCGCGGTGGCGAGCGGTTTCATGCACAAGTACGCCGAGGGCTGGCCCAGGGCCCGCTACTACCAGGGCTGCAAGTACGTTGATGAGGTCGAGCTCATCGGTGTCGAGCTCTTCACCAAGCTCTTCGGAAGCGATTTCGCCGACCTGAGACCGATTTCCGGAACCAACGCTAACCAGGCGGTCTTCTTCGGCCTCACCCAGCCGGGCGACAAGGCGATAGTTCTTCACACCAGCCACGGCGGGCACATAAGCCACATGCCCTTCGGTGCCGCCGGAATGCGCGGCCTTGAGGTCCACACCTGGCCCTTCGACAACGAGGAGTTCAACATCGACGTGGACAAGGCCGAGAAGCTCATACGCGAGCTCGAGCCCAAGATAGTCGTCTTCGGTGGCTCGCTCTTCCCGTTCCCGCACCCGGTCAAGGAGCTCGCCCCGGTCGCCAAGGAAGTTGGCGCTTACGTCATGTACGATGGTGCCCACGTTCTCGGTCTCATCGCCGGAAAGCAGTTCCAGGACCCGCTCCGCGAGGGCGTTGACATAATCACCGCCTCGACCCACAAGACCTTCCCGGGACCGCAGGGCGGTGTCATCATCTACAAGAGGTTTGGAGAAACCGAGGAGATTGCCAAGCTCCAGTGGGCCATCTTCCCGGGAGTTCTCAGCAACCACCACCTCCACCACATGGCCGGAAAGACTATCACCGCGGCGGAGATGCTTGAGTACGGCCAGAAGTACGCGGAGCAGGTCGTCAAGAACGCCAAGGCCCTCGCCGAGGCCCTCGCCGAGGAGGGCTTCAAGGTCATCGGTGAGGACAAGGGCTACACCGAGAGCCACCAGGTCATCGTCGACGTCAGTGACCTCCACGAGGCCGCTGGAGGCTGGGCGGCCCCGCTCCTCGAGGAGGCTGGCATAATCCTCAACAAGAACCTCCTGCCCTGGGACCCGCTCGAGAAGGTCGAGAAGCCGAGCGGCCTGCGCATAGGCGTCCAGGAGATGACCCGCGTTGGAATGATGGAGGACGACATGAAGGAGATAGCGCACTTCATCAAGCGCGTCCTTATAGACAAGGAGGACCCGAAGAAGGTCGAGCGCGACGTCTTCTACTTCAGGATGAACTTCCAGAGGGTTTACTACTCCTTCGACCACGGGCTCCCGATGAGGGAGTGA
- a CDS encoding aromatic amino acid transport family protein — MPITDGTPRKKVTTSHGRYYAERQALARRKKLRRKAALIQLMRKRKGVAAIRTSTIRVEKTHISKNEALAILVGTQIGAGVLGLPYAASKVGLIPALGVLTGVMLLMLATAFIVLKFSAEMGGAQMSTIANRTLGKAGGWLMYLSIFIMSFGAILAYIAGMGSVFASLFGVTDTVGAAIFWVLASFVVYRGLEASGKTELIMSYIMLALFIGVTLMLVPHAELSNGLYTDLSGLLSITGVAIFALGCHTIIPDVYKGLGSYEETKKVIVLAFLIPTVIYAVFMAAFLLVFGKETPEIATQGLELLYGHLGRVVGNLIPLLAITTSYIGIALAQQSNTEEFVKLRKPVAWALTVVPPAAVYFAGVRNFADVLAFAGDTGDMLAFIVLPILMWVAARLRR, encoded by the coding sequence ATGCCCATAACAGATGGAACCCCAAGGAAAAAGGTCACCACATCACACGGAAGGTACTACGCCGAGAGGCAGGCACTGGCGAGACGGAAGAAGCTAAGAAGGAAGGCCGCGCTGATACAGCTCATGAGGAAGCGGAAGGGAGTCGCGGCGATAAGGACGAGCACGATACGGGTTGAAAAGACCCACATCTCGAAGAACGAGGCGCTGGCAATACTCGTCGGTACACAGATAGGGGCGGGTGTTCTCGGCCTACCCTACGCGGCGAGCAAGGTCGGCCTCATCCCCGCACTGGGGGTTCTCACGGGTGTTATGCTCCTGATGCTTGCAACGGCGTTCATAGTTCTCAAGTTCTCGGCCGAGATGGGCGGAGCGCAGATGAGCACCATCGCCAACAGGACCCTCGGAAAGGCCGGCGGCTGGCTGATGTACCTGAGCATCTTTATAATGAGCTTCGGGGCCATACTGGCGTACATTGCAGGAATGGGAAGCGTCTTCGCGAGCCTCTTTGGCGTCACCGACACAGTCGGGGCGGCGATATTCTGGGTCCTCGCTTCCTTCGTCGTTTACCGCGGCCTCGAGGCGAGCGGAAAGACGGAGCTGATAATGAGTTACATCATGCTGGCGCTCTTCATAGGCGTCACGCTGATGCTCGTCCCCCATGCCGAACTCAGCAACGGCCTCTACACCGACCTCTCGGGACTGCTCAGCATAACCGGTGTGGCGATCTTCGCCCTCGGCTGCCACACGATAATCCCCGACGTTTACAAGGGACTCGGGAGCTACGAGGAAACCAAGAAGGTCATCGTGCTGGCCTTCCTCATCCCGACGGTCATCTACGCGGTCTTCATGGCGGCCTTCCTGCTGGTCTTCGGAAAGGAGACCCCGGAGATAGCCACGCAGGGACTCGAGCTGCTCTACGGGCACCTCGGCAGAGTAGTCGGCAACCTCATACCGCTCCTCGCGATAACCACGAGCTACATAGGCATCGCACTGGCACAGCAGAGCAACACCGAGGAGTTCGTGAAGCTGAGGAAGCCCGTGGCGTGGGCCCTGACCGTCGTTCCTCCTGCCGCAGTGTACTTCGCAGGTGTCAGAAACTTCGCCGACGTGCTTGCGTTCGCGGGCGACACCGGCGACATGCTGGCGTTTATAGTGCTCCCAATCCTGATGTGGGTGGCGGCGAGGCTTCGCCGCTGA
- the cobB gene encoding NAD-dependent protein deacetylase: protein MIEEAAKLLARSRFAIAFTGAGISAESGVPTFRGFNGLWKKHRPEELATPEAFRKDPYLVWEFYRWRMDLIRKAKPNRAHYALAELESMGILKAVITQNVDDLHREAGTGNLIELHGNIFQVKCTSCGYGEYLKESGRLEEFLAQSNLPQCPDCGSLLRPDVVWFGEPLPRSALNEAFRLAERADVVLVIGTSGVVYPAAYIPQIVKETGGRIIEINTEESGITPIADVFLRCPAGEAMEKLMTRIKGLI, encoded by the coding sequence ATGATAGAGGAGGCTGCAAAACTCCTGGCCCGTTCGAGGTTTGCGATTGCTTTTACTGGTGCTGGAATAAGCGCTGAGAGCGGTGTTCCTACCTTCAGAGGATTCAACGGCCTGTGGAAGAAGCACAGACCGGAGGAGCTCGCAACCCCGGAGGCTTTTCGGAAGGACCCATACCTCGTCTGGGAGTTTTACAGGTGGCGCATGGACCTGATACGAAAGGCCAAGCCCAACAGGGCCCACTATGCCCTCGCCGAGCTTGAGAGTATGGGCATTCTGAAGGCCGTCATAACCCAGAACGTTGACGACCTCCACCGGGAGGCGGGAACGGGGAACCTCATCGAGCTTCACGGCAACATCTTCCAGGTCAAGTGCACCTCCTGCGGTTACGGTGAGTACCTCAAGGAGAGCGGAAGGTTGGAGGAGTTTCTAGCCCAGAGTAACCTCCCACAATGCCCGGACTGCGGCTCCCTCCTGCGGCCGGACGTCGTGTGGTTCGGGGAACCCCTCCCAAGGAGCGCCCTCAACGAGGCCTTCAGGCTCGCCGAGAGGGCGGACGTTGTTCTGGTCATAGGCACCAGCGGCGTCGTCTATCCCGCCGCATACATCCCCCAGATAGTGAAGGAAACCGGCGGGCGGATTATCGAGATAAACACCGAGGAGAGCGGAATAACGCCCATAGCCGACGTTTTCCTGCGCTGTCCCGCCGGCGAGGCCATGGAGAAGCTCATGACGAGAATCAAGGGGCTGATATGA
- a CDS encoding DUF3783 domain-containing protein, giving the protein MGGRILVVGFMPDEVEKLRKALPVPVFEVPEYCGDWVVSEVVDKAEGLSGSSYWHLRKFVIMHDVEDETLKGIIGTVKSLDIGRVIFATTTETSLTWRLEDLLNELMAEDEYFKAARWAREEAKKRKGPFLDIGKG; this is encoded by the coding sequence ATGGGCGGCAGGATTCTGGTTGTTGGGTTCATGCCGGACGAGGTGGAGAAACTGCGGAAAGCTCTCCCGGTCCCTGTTTTTGAGGTTCCGGAGTACTGCGGGGACTGGGTTGTGAGTGAGGTGGTTGATAAGGCGGAGGGGCTGAGCGGCTCGAGCTACTGGCACCTCAGGAAGTTCGTGATAATGCACGACGTTGAGGACGAGACCCTGAAGGGCATCATAGGAACCGTTAAGTCGCTCGACATCGGCAGGGTCATCTTCGCAACGACAACCGAGACCTCCCTCACATGGAGGCTTGAAGACCTTCTCAACGAGCTGATGGCCGAGGACGAGTACTTCAAAGCAGCGCGCTGGGCGCGCGAGGAGGCAAAGAAGCGGAAGGGGCCCTTCCTCGACATTGGGAAGGGGTGA
- a CDS encoding TIGR02253 family HAD-type hydrolase, whose product MIKVVFFDLDDTLVDTSRLAEMARRNAIENMVRHGLPVDFDTAYQELLELISEYGSNFSRHFDYLLRRLDLPSNPKWVAAGVIAYHNTKFAYLRTVKGVRRVLLDLQRAGYRLGIITDGDPIKQWEKILRLELDAYFDEVFISDYLGVKKPHRKIFEKALRKMKVEPREAVMVGDRLYSDIYGAKQVGMKTVWFRYGKYADRELEYLEYADSTVNSLDEILDIVRGLNLEEGEERSDKEVHAD is encoded by the coding sequence ATGATAAAGGTCGTGTTCTTTGACCTGGACGACACGCTCGTGGACACGAGCAGGCTGGCCGAGATGGCGCGCCGAAACGCGATAGAGAACATGGTGCGTCACGGTCTGCCGGTTGACTTTGATACCGCTTATCAGGAGCTCCTTGAGCTGATATCCGAGTACGGGAGCAACTTCAGCAGGCACTTCGATTACCTGCTCCGGCGTCTCGACCTGCCCAGCAATCCGAAATGGGTAGCCGCTGGCGTCATAGCGTACCACAACACCAAGTTTGCGTATCTCAGGACCGTTAAGGGCGTGAGGAGGGTTCTCCTCGATCTCCAGAGGGCCGGCTACCGGCTCGGGATAATAACCGACGGTGACCCGATAAAGCAGTGGGAAAAAATCCTCCGGCTTGAGCTCGATGCGTACTTTGATGAGGTTTTCATATCGGACTACCTCGGCGTCAAGAAGCCTCACCGGAAGATATTCGAGAAGGCCCTGAGGAAGATGAAAGTGGAGCCCCGGGAGGCTGTGATGGTCGGAGACAGACTGTACTCCGATATCTACGGGGCGAAGCAGGTGGGTATGAAAACGGTGTGGTTCAGATACGGTAAATATGCCGACAGGGAGCTCGAATACCTTGAATACGCGGATTCAACCGTGAACTCTCTGGATGAGATTCTGGATATAGTCAGGGGGCTGAACCTTGAGGAGGGGGAAGAGCGTTCAGATAAGGAAGTTCATGCTGATTGA